Below is a window of Sulfolobales archaeon DNA.
ACCCCTTCTCATAGCTTTGACAATAGCTATTGCGAGGGTTAGGAATATATATAGGGGGGCTATCTACATATCTATCGCATCTATAGCCCTACTAGCTTTAACAGCCCTTACCGGGAGGGCTATTCTCTTTGCGCTTGGGGGATATATTGAGCAGCCGTATGCATCACTAATATATTCCATTAACAATTTACTTGCAACGCTTACAATAGGATCTGTGGGGGTCTTAGTTGGGATCCTATCTAGGGGTTGGAGGGAGAGGTATGGGGGTGAGAAGAGGTTTGCAATGATCATTCATAGGGGCGCATCTGCATGGGGGCTTATAGCATCTTTCCTCGGCGCATATATGCTTGGATATACCAAGACAACGCAGAACCCCATACCAGGATCCCTCTTCTCGCTTTCAATCACCTCCCACATAGATTTGATCCTAAAGATCCATGTGCTCTCAGGAGCAATAGCGATAGCCCTAACACTTACAGCTTTCGCTATTAGAAGAAGCAGAGATGTCTGGGCATATATGGCATTAGCAGCATCAATAGCCCAGCCCCTCCTAGGCCTGCTACTCCTCTACAGAGCCTCCCACTATGCCTGGGCCCCAGGGATTTTCCTCCCATTACATCTCATATCAGCACAGCTTATTGTAATAGGTAATGGTGTGTCCTATATGTTACACCTGCTTCGCCCTAGAAGTGAGGGGCTTATAAGTGCTCGCGTGTAAGATGGCTTGGTAGTAGCATGAGGTGGCTAGTCCCACCCCTTATATCCTCTATAGTAGCTATAATAGTGCTATTCATATCATGGGAGTTCATGGGTATAGCTGTGCTAGGGGATATTCTAAAAGACCAGAGATCCCTTGTAGCCCTCTTCGCCTCTATATTCATCCCAATAGCCTCGTATAGCTATCTAACCCATCACCAGCTTGAGGAGAGATATAGAAAAGCATCGGAGGAGATTAGAAGGTTAAGAAATCTTGTTGATGCTTATCAGGTTGTTCTTAATAGTATAAATAAAGATCTTGGTGAGCTTAAAAGAGAACTCGAGAGCCGCCATATGCCAGCTCTAAGCAGAAGTATTGCAAACCTCGAGAGAAGGGTTGCAGCATCTGAGAAGCTTATATCAACATTGATAGAGCTTATATCATCCCAGGGCGAGAAAACACAGAAAGGCTAGTGATAGCTTTATAGAGGCTTTAACATTTCTTTTCAATTAACATGGCTATAAACGAGATCCAAATAGATCCCTGTAAAACTAGGAATCACTAATCCATATCTAAGCTTCTCTCAAATGTGATTAGATCAGTAGCTAGATAAATACTCTATTAATAATCACTATGATTATAGCTGCTAACCTCTAATCTAGAGGTGTTGAGAGCCCTAGGAGGCTTCCTGCTATATTGAATAGAGATACGATGAATAGCTATAAATGATATTAAGGCTCATCCATAAAGGTATATTTGGTGATTTAGTTGAGAGCCCTCATGTTTGATAGAAATGGGCTTGAGAATCTAAAGCTAGTAGATGTTGAACCCCCCAAGCCTGGGCCACACGATGTTCTTATAAGGGTTAGGGCTGCGAGTGTTAATCCCGTGGACTACTTTACCGTTGTTGGTATAAGGAATGTTAAGCCTATCCCCCATATACCTGGTGTGGAGTTTGCTGGTGTAGTAGAGGCTGTGGGAGATCATATATCTGATCTAAAGCCTGGGGATAGGGTTGCAATATATAGCAGGGTATTCGATGGCTCATGTGATATGTGCCTCTCGGGTCAGGAGATGCTATGTAGATCAGGGGGGTTAATAGGGATAATAACAAATGGGGGTTATGCCGAATATGCTGTTGTACCTGCCAAGAATGTGTTTAAGATCAGCGATAGGGTTGATTGGGAGCTCGCTGCAAGTCTATCTGTTGGAGCCTTGACAGCGTATCACGCCCTTAGACTAGCCGGTGTCTCGCCTGGCGAGTTGGTAGTCGTTGTTGGGGCCTCTGGCAACACAGGGATCTTTGCTGTTCAGCTTGCAAAGATGATGGGGGCTAAGGTGGTTGCTATCGCTAGGAAGCAATGGCTGAGAGACCTAGGTGCTGATGAGGTGGTGGATATGGGTAGAGCTAGAGAGGTTGTGGAGAAAATCTCTGGGGGCTCTATGGCGGATGTTATTATAGATCCCCTAGGATCTGAGACGATGTCTAAGAGCATAGGGCTTCTAGGTGTTAACGGGAGGATAGTGACCTTTGGAGCCCTTACAGGGGATGAGCTAAAGATCTCTGTTAGAGAGCTCTACTCAAAGCAGATCAGGATAATAGGCTCGACGGGAGGGACGAGAAGGGAGATGCTGGATGTGGTTAGAATGGCTAACGAGGGGAAGCTTAGAATCAAGATCTGGAGGAGATATAGCTTAGAACAAGGTGTAGAAGCACTATCAAACCTATTCTCAAAAGAAAGAGACGGGAAGATAATGATAATACCATAGAAAGGGTCTCTACATAGCTATCTCTCCTGAAAAGCTCCTAAGATCTTTTAACTGTACTGGAAAATGGTTTCTCAGGTAAATTTCTTCAAAGATATTCAGGATCTTTGAAAATGTCTATGCTATAAGCCACCCATAGTTGAATCACAGCCCTTTTAAGCTAGAGGAGGTCAGATATCTCATCATGTGGGGATCAGCTATAGGATTCCTCTAACTATATATACCCGCTGTATTGTTAATATCTAGGCTAGGGAAATGGTGAAGCTGGGGGATCCCTCTGAGTATAGGCTTAGATATTTTCTAGATAATGGCTTTAGAAGAGCTATATGTAGATCATGTGGGACGCCATTTTGGAGCAGGGGTTCCCACGAGATATGTAATGACATACCCTGCTCTGAGTATAGGTTCTTCGATATACCTATTAAGATGAGGAACCTCAGCTATGAGGATGTTCTAAGGACTTTTCTAAGCTTCTTCGAGAAGGAGGGGCATGCTGTTATAGAGCCTGCGCCTGTTGTTGCTAGGTGGAGAGAGGATCTATATCTAACCATAGCATCTATTGTGGTCTTCCAACCCCACGTGACATCCGGTAGAGTCCCGCCCCCAGCTAATCCACTTGTAATCGCCCAGCCATGTATAAGGTTAGAGGATATAGATAACGTTGGTAAGACCTTTGGAAGGCATATGACTAACTTCACGATGGGGGGTCACCATGCCTTCAACTATAGAGATAAATATCTATATTGGAAGGATGAGACTGTCGAGTATGCTAGGAGGTTCTTCGTAGATCTAATGGGGGTGCCGGATGAAGAGCTCACATTTAAGGAGAGCTGGTGGGAGGGTGGCGGAAATGCTGGGCCCAGTGTCGAGGTTACTATAGGGGGCTTGGAAGTGGCTACCCTGGTTTTCATGCAGTACGAGGTCAGAGACGACGGCTCCCTTGTGGAGCTTCCTCTAAAGATAGTGGACACGGGATATGGTATTGAGAGGATCGCCTGGCTATCCCAGAAGGCACCCACAGCTTTTCACGCTGTCTATGGCTCAGATCTTGTTTCAAGGTTCCACAACCTTCTAGGGGTTCCCGAGCCCCCAAGGGATCTTCTGGAGCTCGCATCTAGAAAGGCTGGGAAGATAGATCCAGAGGATCCCAGTTCAATGAATAGGTTCTTCGAGGAGGTTGCAAGGGAATCCGGGTATAGGGTATCTGATGTCTCTACCATGCTTTGGGGGGCTATTAATGTCTACTCTATAATAGATCATACAAAGACCATAGCCCTCATGCTCGGCGATGGGATTGTTCCCTCTAACAGTGGTGAGGGATATCTAGCAAGGCTTGTGATTAGAAGAACACTGAGGAATCTGAGGAGGCTTGGGAGCGATGTTACTCTAGAGAAGCTCGTAGATCTTCAGGTTGGGAGGTGGGGAGCCATATATCCTAGGCTATCTAGATCCAGATCATATATATTAGAGGCCTCTAGGCTTGAGGAGGAGAGGTATAGAGAGACAATTAAAAGGGCTCCATCAATTGTTAGCAGGTATTTAAAAGGGGGTATAACGCTAGAGGATCTTGTTGAGATCTATGATAGCCATGGCATCCCGCCTGAGATTGTTGAGGATGAGCTGAGGAGAAGAAATATAGAGGTTAGCATCCCCCATAACTTCTACTCAGTAGTAGCATCGAGGCATTCGAGAGCACCGATTAAGGTTGCTGAGAAGATAGATAGGGAGATCGTTGAGTGGGCTTCCCAGTTTAAGCCCACGAAGAGGCTATTCCATGAAGATCCCTACCTCAGGAGCTTTAGATCTAGGGTTATAGGGGTTAGAGGAGATCTCTTGGTATTGGAATCAACATGCTTCTACCCAACAGGTGGTGGGCAGAGAAACGATACAGGTAGAATATCTATAGATGGTTTCGAGGCTAGGGTTATAGATGTGTTTAAAGTAGGGGATGTGATTATTCATAGACTTGATAAGCCCGTTCCAAGCGATCTCGCGGGCTCCGAGGCATATGGATATATAGACTGGGAGAGGAGGTATAGGATAATGAGGCATCATACAGCAACACATGTTCTCCTAGGAGCCCTCAGAAGAATCTATGGAGAGCATATCTGGCAAGCTGGAGCCGAGAAGAGTGAGGAGAAGGGTAGGCTTGATGTAACACACCACACGGCAATATCTCGGGCAGATATTGCTAAGATCGAGGAGCTTGTGAACAGGGTTATAGATGAGAGGAGGCCTGTGAGGGTTAGATATATGGAGAGATATGATGCCGAGAAGAGCTATGGATACTCGATATACCAGGGAGGTGTTCCACAGGAGAGGGTTTTAAGGATCGTAGAGGTCGAGGATTGGGATGCTGAGGCATGCTTTGGAACCCATCTACTGAATACGGGTGAGATAGGTGGCTTCAAGATCATCAATGTTGATAGGATAGCAGATGGTGTAGTGAGATTCGAATATGTAGCTGGCACAAGAGCCTCGGAGCATGCCTCACTCTATGAAGGGATGTTAGAGGAGATCGCTGATATCGTTGGTGGGAGAGTCGATAGGGATCTAGTTAAAAGGGTTAGATCTCTAGCCTCTAGCCTCGAGAGGGCTGAAAATATTCTTTCAAAGTATAGGGCTAGCTGGGTCTCAAGCAAAGTCTCCGAGGCTCTTGAGAAGGCTGAGGATATAGATGGGGTGAGGCTATATATCATAGTGGATCCCCCTGAGATTGAAGGTGCTAGGGACGTCCTTAAGATCCTCGGTGAGAGGGGGGGATTTGTAGCAGCTCTAACAGCTAGATCTCAGGGCGAGAATCTACTAGAGATCTCCGTCTCGAGAAACCTCTCACAGAGGATCCCTGCAAATATGCTCATCAAAAACATAGCCCAGGAGCTAGGGGGGAGGGGAGGGGGTAGCGAGACACATGCATCTGCTAAGGTGTTAGGAGATATAGATTCTATTGTAAGGGTTCTAAGGGATGTTATTAGGAGGATGTATAGGGGATAGCTCTAGAATTATAGAGGCTGCTAGAGACTATAAATATCTCCTCAACAGGGGCTACCCAGCAAGCTCCTCCCTAGATATGGTGGTCTCTAGATATCAGATGTCTAGAATCGAGAGATCTCTGCTTCTCAGATGTGTCCATAGGGATGAGTATGTAGCTAAGGTGCTTAGATCTATTGTGCCGAGGGAAGCAGTATCGGGGTCAAACCTACTCATAGATCTTCTAAACGTCTCTACAACATTAATAGCATTTCTAGAGGGTGGGTGTCTATATAGATGTGATGATGGGATTATAAGGGATCTAGGGGGCTCTAGATATTGGAGGGGGAAGAGGGAAAGGGCTTTAGAAGCAGTTAATCTAATAAGAGATCATCTGATCGCTGTAAAGCCTATTAAAATCTATCTAGTGCTAGATAGACTCGCACCGATGAGCGGTGAGATATTAAAACATGCAGAGGAGATCTTTAGAAGCTCTGGTTTCAAGGTAGAGGGGATACTAGCTGATAGAGCTGATAGGGAGATTATAGAGCTGAGTAAAACTATAGAGGGCTCGATGGGGGTTGTAGCGACAAGTGATTCCCTTATCCTCGAGAAAGTAGATCGGATATATGATCTAGCAGGTGAGATTATAACATCCATAGATCCTAGCAGGGTCGATAAATCTATATATGCAGAGCTCTCACAAAGCATTGATTATAGAGCCTAGGGTCTTTTCATATAATCTAGTGCTGAAGCTATCCAATAACCCTTCTGAGGATCTTAAGTAGCTCATCTGAATCCCTTGCAATAGCTATTCTATCCAGGGACAGGCCATGCTCTCTAGCTTCTCTGAGGGGCTCTTCATCACCTTGTTCATTATAGAGAATAGGGGTGCCTACCTCTCGAAATGCTGAGAAATCCCAGATTGAGTCTCCTATGTAGATGGTATCCTTCTGATCAATACCCATGATCCTTGAGATCTTCCTAACAACATAGCCCTTCTTAAGAGGCTCAACCACTGGTATGCCTCCTGGTATTAAGGCTTCTTCCTCGTCGAATACCAATATGTTTGAATATACATATCTAATTCCGAGGCGTCTTGCAACTAGCGATGCAAGTATATTTATACCACCACTCACTATGGCGATCTGCGTCTTATTCTTCATCGCCAGATCTGCTATTTCATATGAATGCCTATAGATCTCTACCTTGGAGAAGGCCTCCTCAAGATCCCTTCTATATATAGGCCTACCAGCTCTTCTAAGTAGATGCTCTATATCAGCTTTCATCCACTCTTGATAGCTTATCCTCCCCTCTCTATATAGGTTGAAATACCTCTCAAAGATACCCTCTTGGGAGGATCCGAAGTAGCTATGCATATACCCCCAGGAGCTCTTTATCCTCACCAGTACACCATCTAGATCTAGAAGTAATAGCTTTCTCAACACTATCATTGATTAATTAGGCCACCGAGATATTAAAAGTAGTGGGCCCTATGATCATAAGGAGCGTAACCCTCCATATAGATGGTGTGGATAGCCTATCGAGAGGGGCTAGGGTTCTCGCCAGCCTATCTAAGGCAATAGCTGGGAGGGGGTATAATGTGTGGAGTAGAAGGATCTCCTTACCACCGGTTGAGGATAATAAGGAGCTTCTAGAGATCTGCAGAGCTATAGCAGATCTTAGGAGAGAGCTTGAGGGGCTATATATAGCTGCTTTCAACTTCAGAGCATCTTCAGAGATCTCTATACAAGATCTCATTAAATGTATGAGGGGTATTAACACATCGTTCTCATCTATGCTGGTGAAGGGGGAGGATGATCTTGAGGAGGGTTTTAGAAAGCTCTTAGATTTCTATAGATCCTCCGAGATAGATCTGCATACGAGATTTGCCACAATATATGGCTCGTGGATCCTAACACCATATTTCCCAGCATCAGCTAGCATAGCAAGTGAGACCGTCTTCACGGTAGCCCTGAGATATGCTAGGGATTTCAGGGACTCTCTATCAAGGGGATCTCTGGAATTGTTGGGAGAAGCGATAGAGAACCTAGATAGAGATCTCGAGGAAGTCTCAGGCGATGTTGGGGTAGGGTATAAGGGTATAGATCTCTCCCTCTCCCCGTGGATGGAGGAGAGTGTTGGTGCTGTGATAGAGGATCTATCTGGTGCTGAGATCCCGATGCCCGGCACTATAGCGGCTATTAGAAGGATTAATAGGATTATATCTAGGGATCTAGCTAGAAGGGCTAGATCAACGGGGTTTGGAGAGGTAATGCTCCCAGTTGAGGAGGACAATACTCTGAAGGAGAGGGCTAGACTGGGCAGGATATCCCTGAAGGATCTCATAGGATATGCTGCATTCTGTGTTGCAGGGGTTGATATGGCTGTGATCCCTAGGTCGAAGGTTCTATCTGGTAGAATGATATATAATATAATGGAGGATCTATTGCAGATATATCAATATAAGCAGAGACCAATAGGTATGAGGATCATTATTGCCGATGGCTCCCCAGGGATGGCTATAAATCTTGGAAGATTCGGTGTTGCAAGCATTATAGATATATAGAAATAATAGCTCCAGATCGGATTATCTGTGTTGACGGCTCCCTGCCCTATAGGTGTGAGGGTTCTACATCCACTAGGGCGCCCCTCATGACTTGGGCACCCCTCACAGAGGCGGCATCATCGCCTCACGGCTCAGGGCCCGCCGTCAGCTGCTGGCATGGTGTGGCTCCTAGCCTGCTAGGCTCGCCACACCCATAACTTCTCCCAGCCTACCACTATGGCACTAAGCTTATAAGCTCTCTGCTCTTCTATAATCAACAAACTCCCCGCCTTAAAAGGCGAGGCTTCTAATCTAGAACGGTGATTAAATGGATAGCCAGAGAAGGGATTTCGATGGCAGGTTATGCCTTGTAACAGGTGGGAGTGGTGGGATAGGCGAGGCCCTCGTAGAGATCCTTGTTAAAAGGGGGTGTGCAACCCTCTTCACATATGCAACCAACCAAGAGAGGGCTAGGAGGATTGTGGAGAGGCTTAGGGGCGTAGGCTATGTAGAGGCGTTCAAGGTAGATGTATCTAGCTATGAAGAGGTTCGCAGCCTGGCTGGATATATTGAGGAGAAGCTGGGTCGTCTAGATCATCTAGCGATTCTCCACGGGCTCTCAAGAGGAGATCTTTGGAAGGCCTCCTGGGATTCGCTGGAGCTTGATGACTATATAGAGGTCTTCAAAGTAGATTTCGGAGGATTCTTCAATGTGGTGAAGGCTTTCAAGGATCTCATGATGAGATCGAGATCACCCTCCATAGTAGCAGTCTCATCAACACCAGCCCTAGTAGGCGATACACAAGGGATACCCTATCTAGTTGCTAAAGCAGCGGTCCTGGCCTTAGCAAGATCTCTCTCATATATATTAGCACCCCATATAAGGGTTAACATCGTAGCCCTGGGATCTATAGAGACGAGGTGGCTAGAATGGCTAGGTGGCGAGGAGATATCAGAAATCATAAGATCAATACCCCTTAGAAGGATTGGAAAGCCTGAGGAGGCTGCGAAGGCAATAGCGTTTCTACTAAGTGATGAAGCATCATATATAACAGGTCAAACCCTCATAGTAGATGGCGGCGAAATAATTAGATAGAGGTTCTGGTTTCATCGGGCTTCAAACCCTCTGCCTTGTCACCTCCTACCTTTGGCTGCTGTTTTTGTTTTATGTTGGTTTATGTTTGTTGATAGTATTCTTGGGTGGTGCTTATGATCTTTTCTGCTATAAATAGGTATTGAGGCTGACACTATAAACTCGATGAGCAATGTGAGAGGGAGGAAGCTTCCCAAGGAAGCTCTCCATGTCCCCGAGGGGAGGCTAGCTCTCATA
It encodes the following:
- a CDS encoding alcohol dehydrogenase catalytic domain-containing protein; protein product: MRALMFDRNGLENLKLVDVEPPKPGPHDVLIRVRAASVNPVDYFTVVGIRNVKPIPHIPGVEFAGVVEAVGDHISDLKPGDRVAIYSRVFDGSCDMCLSGQEMLCRSGGLIGIITNGGYAEYAVVPAKNVFKISDRVDWELAASLSVGALTAYHALRLAGVSPGELVVVVGASGNTGIFAVQLAKMMGAKVVAIARKQWLRDLGADEVVDMGRAREVVEKISGGSMADVIIDPLGSETMSKSIGLLGVNGRIVTFGALTGDELKISVRELYSKQIRIIGSTGGTRREMLDVVRMANEGKLRIKIWRRYSLEQGVEALSNLFSKERDGKIMIIP
- the alaS gene encoding alanine--tRNA ligase — encoded protein: MVKLGDPSEYRLRYFLDNGFRRAICRSCGTPFWSRGSHEICNDIPCSEYRFFDIPIKMRNLSYEDVLRTFLSFFEKEGHAVIEPAPVVARWREDLYLTIASIVVFQPHVTSGRVPPPANPLVIAQPCIRLEDIDNVGKTFGRHMTNFTMGGHHAFNYRDKYLYWKDETVEYARRFFVDLMGVPDEELTFKESWWEGGGNAGPSVEVTIGGLEVATLVFMQYEVRDDGSLVELPLKIVDTGYGIERIAWLSQKAPTAFHAVYGSDLVSRFHNLLGVPEPPRDLLELASRKAGKIDPEDPSSMNRFFEEVARESGYRVSDVSTMLWGAINVYSIIDHTKTIALMLGDGIVPSNSGEGYLARLVIRRTLRNLRRLGSDVTLEKLVDLQVGRWGAIYPRLSRSRSYILEASRLEEERYRETIKRAPSIVSRYLKGGITLEDLVEIYDSHGIPPEIVEDELRRRNIEVSIPHNFYSVVASRHSRAPIKVAEKIDREIVEWASQFKPTKRLFHEDPYLRSFRSRVIGVRGDLLVLESTCFYPTGGGQRNDTGRISIDGFEARVIDVFKVGDVIIHRLDKPVPSDLAGSEAYGYIDWERRYRIMRHHTATHVLLGALRRIYGEHIWQAGAEKSEEKGRLDVTHHTAISRADIAKIEELVNRVIDERRPVRVRYMERYDAEKSYGYSIYQGGVPQERVLRIVEVEDWDAEACFGTHLLNTGEIGGFKIINVDRIADGVVRFEYVAGTRASEHASLYEGMLEEIADIVGGRVDRDLVKRVRSLASSLERAENILSKYRASWVSSKVSEALEKAEDIDGVRLYIIVDPPEIEGARDVLKILGERGGFVAALTARSQGENLLEISVSRNLSQRIPANMLIKNIAQELGGRGGGSETHASAKVLGDIDSIVRVLRDVIRRMYRG
- a CDS encoding DUF434 domain-containing protein: MLLGGCIGDSSRIIEAARDYKYLLNRGYPASSSLDMVVSRYQMSRIERSLLLRCVHRDEYVAKVLRSIVPREAVSGSNLLIDLLNVSTTLIAFLEGGCLYRCDDGIIRDLGGSRYWRGKRERALEAVNLIRDHLIAVKPIKIYLVLDRLAPMSGEILKHAEEIFRSSGFKVEGILADRADREIIELSKTIEGSMGVVATSDSLILEKVDRIYDLAGEIITSIDPSRVDKSIYAELSQSIDYRA
- a CDS encoding HAD-IB family phosphatase, which produces MIVLRKLLLLDLDGVLVRIKSSWGYMHSYFGSSQEGIFERYFNLYREGRISYQEWMKADIEHLLRRAGRPIYRRDLEEAFSKVEIYRHSYEIADLAMKNKTQIAIVSGGINILASLVARRLGIRYVYSNILVFDEEEALIPGGIPVVEPLKKGYVVRKISRIMGIDQKDTIYIGDSIWDFSAFREVGTPILYNEQGDEEPLREAREHGLSLDRIAIARDSDELLKILRRVIG
- a CDS encoding DUF711 family protein — translated: MIIRSVTLHIDGVDSLSRGARVLASLSKAIAGRGYNVWSRRISLPPVEDNKELLEICRAIADLRRELEGLYIAAFNFRASSEISIQDLIKCMRGINTSFSSMLVKGEDDLEEGFRKLLDFYRSSEIDLHTRFATIYGSWILTPYFPASASIASETVFTVALRYARDFRDSLSRGSLELLGEAIENLDRDLEEVSGDVGVGYKGIDLSLSPWMEESVGAVIEDLSGAEIPMPGTIAAIRRINRIISRDLARRARSTGFGEVMLPVEEDNTLKERARLGRISLKDLIGYAAFCVAGVDMAVIPRSKVLSGRMIYNIMEDLLQIYQYKQRPIGMRIIIADGSPGMAINLGRFGVASIIDI
- a CDS encoding SDR family oxidoreductase, which produces MDSQRRDFDGRLCLVTGGSGGIGEALVEILVKRGCATLFTYATNQERARRIVERLRGVGYVEAFKVDVSSYEEVRSLAGYIEEKLGRLDHLAILHGLSRGDLWKASWDSLELDDYIEVFKVDFGGFFNVVKAFKDLMMRSRSPSIVAVSSTPALVGDTQGIPYLVAKAAVLALARSLSYILAPHIRVNIVALGSIETRWLEWLGGEEISEIIRSIPLRRIGKPEEAAKAIAFLLSDEASYITGQTLIVDGGEIIR